In Aedes albopictus strain Foshan chromosome 3, AalbF5, whole genome shotgun sequence, the following are encoded in one genomic region:
- the LOC109424492 gene encoding stromal membrane-associated protein 1 yields MSRKNETERQKQIQEKCQMLLTKMLRDDDNKYCVDCDAKGPRWASWNLGVFLCIRCAGIHRNLGVHISRVKSVNLDSWTPEQVVSLEQMGNSRARAVYEALLPDGFRRPQTDSALESFIRAKYEHKKYLAREWVPPPPPKVDWDKEIDEEIERQKRKKKAASSGGTISLGTSGSGLSTSSDKKSSVSSNSSATAAVPLPKLKAPASSTKTSSRNSTEAAANLAANNGQTSSDLLGLSLGVEVTPKKTNGESTLDILSSGGPDRPSEKTAGGDEFSNLAKEEADFFNQAPSKGTDAQGKLTKDKIMALYGSAPTTMVNNNFGGAFGSFNSFQPNAYPPAPNVAANPYQMNNGQPSAAPGGFGAFQAFPTANGQFMVPAAAAAPTIPNPQSSNLMYNGPFQSAATAQSQSAFGAIQFPNPLQSQQQMPATGGFVGMPGAVPAFANFPPQTAQTQPDKLSNQFGSMNLRDMWQ; encoded by the exons ATGAGTCGGAAGAACGAAACGGAGCGACAGAAGCAGATccaggaaaaatgtcaaatgctaCTGACGAAGATGCTGCGGGATGACGACAACAAGTACTGCGTCGACTGTGACGCCAAGGGTCCCCGCTGGGCCTCGTGGAATCTGGGCGTGTTCCTGTGCATACGATGTGCCGGCATCCACCGCAATCTGGGGGTACACATCTCGCGGGTAAAATCGGTGAATCTGGACAGCTGGACCCCGGAACAAGTG GTCTCCCTAGAGCAGATGGGTAACTCTAGAGCCCGAGCAGTATACGAAGCCCTACTACCGGATGGATTCCGGCGGCCACAGACTGATTCCGCACTGGAGAGCTTCATCCGTGCCAAGTACGAACACAAGAAATATCTGGCCAGAGAATGGGTTCCGCCGCCACCTCCAAAAGTGGATTGGGACAAAGAGATTGACGAGGAGATCGAGCGACAGAAGCGCAAGAAGAAGGCCGCATCTAGTGGGGGAACCATTTCGCTGGGTACATCCGGATCCGGATTGAGTACTTCGTCGGATAAGAAAAGCTCAGTGAGTTCCAATTCTTCGGCGACGGCTGCGGTTCCACTACCAAAACTTAAGGCTCCAGCCAGCAGTACAAAGACGTCCAGTAGGAATTCGACTGAAGCGGCCGCAAACTTGGCAGCCAATAATGGCCAGACATCATCGGACTTGTTGGGGTTGAGTTTGGGTGTAGAAGTAACTCCAAAGAAGACAAATGGCGAGAGCACGTTGGACATCTTGTCCAGTGGGGGACCGGACAGGCCAAGTGAGAAAACCGCAGGCGGTGATGAATTCTCCAACTTGGCAAAGGAAGAGGCAGACTTTTTCAATCAAGCTCCTAGTAAAGGCACCGATGCTCAGGGAAAGCTAACTAAGGATAAGATCATGGCACTTTACGGGTCTGCTCCTACGACAATGGTGAATAACAACTTTGGAGGAGCGTTTGGTAGTTTCAATAGTTTTCAACCGAATGCTTATCCTCCGGCACCAAACGTTGCAGCAAATCCCTATCAGATGAACAATGGGCAACCATCCGCGGCACCTGGTGGGTTTGGTGCCTTCCAGGCGTTCCCTACGGCAAATGGCCAGTTCATGGTCCCCGCCGCGGCGGCGGCGCCGACGATTCCCAACCCTCAATCCTCTAATCTGATGTACAATGGACCATTCCAATCGGCGGCGACAGCTCAGAGCCAATCAGCCTTCGGTGCAATCCAGTTTCCCAATCCCCTGCAAAGTCAACAACAGATGCCGGCTACCGGTGGGTTTGTCGGTATGCCCGGCGCCGTTCCGGCCTTTGCAAACTTTCCCCCGCAGACGGCACAGACTCAGCCCGACAAGCTAAGCAATCAGTTTGGTAGCATGAACCTACGAGACATGTGGCAATAA